CTGCCGTCCGCAATAAGCCTCTCAAGTGAAATCCTCGCAATCTCTCTCCTTACAGGGTCAAAAGCCGAGAGAGTTACAAGCTCAGGAGTATCATCAACAAGCAGGTCCACGCCTGTAGCCGCCTCAAGCGCGCGGATATTCCTGCCTTCTCTTCCTATTATCCTGCCCTTCATTTCGTCATTCGGAAGGCTTACTGCCGATGCTGTGGCATCTGCAACATACTCACTCGCATATCTCTGTATGGCAAAGCTTATTGTTTCCTTGGCTTTTTTCTCGGCTGTTTCTTTCACCTCATCTTCTATAGCCTTTGCAAGTTTTGCCGCCTCAAAACGGGATTCCTCTTCCACCCTCTTAAACAGTTCTGCCTTTGCCTCCTCAGAACTTGTTCCTGAGATTCTTTCAAGCTGAAGAGTCTGCTCCTTTAACATCTGATTGTATCGGTTATCTTTCTCCTGTATGGCCCGCTCTTTTGAGGCGTATTCTTTTTCCCTTCTTGTAAGGTCATGTTCCCTTTTATCTATCTGGTCAAACTTGCGGTCTAATGTCTCCTCTTTCTGCCTGAGCCTTTTATCAAGCTGGGTTAACTCAAAACGCCTCTCTTTCAGGTCTTTCTCTGCCTCCGCCTTAGCCTGATAGACAATGTCCTTTGCCTCAAGAGATGCCTCCTTTTTTCTGGTCTCTGCTTCTTTTTTTGCCTCTTCAAACAGTTTTATTTTTTCTTTCTCAATATCTAATTGCCGCGGCTTCAGAGAGCTTCTATATATAAAGCTCATAATCACTCCAACACCAACACCGACGCCGACAGCAATTAACACTAGATATGCTGTATCAATCATTGGATACTATCCTCCTTTTCACTCTATATTTAACGCAAAAATACGGTATCAATAAATACCGCATGCGTGCTCACTCATTGGGTACAAGTTAAAAAGGTTTTTGCGCAACAACAAAAATCTGTTCTTACGCGTTTCAGGCAGGAGATATAGGTTTAAGTGTTTCTGTTAAGGAGTAAGCGGGAATATATGCCCGGCATGTATTTTACAGGCATACTTTATT
This DNA window, taken from Nitrospirota bacterium, encodes the following:
- the rny gene encoding ribonuclease Y, with translation MIDTAYLVLIAVGVGVGVGVIMSFIYRSSLKPRQLDIEKEKIKLFEEAKKEAETRKKEASLEAKDIVYQAKAEAEKDLKERRFELTQLDKRLRQKEETLDRKFDQIDKREHDLTRREKEYASKERAIQEKDNRYNQMLKEQTLQLERISGTSSEEAKAELFKRVEEESRFEAAKLAKAIEDEVKETAEKKAKETISFAIQRYASEYVADATASAVSLPNDEMKGRIIGREGRNIRALEAATGVDLLVDDTPELVTLSAFDPVRREIARISLERLIADGRIHPTRIEEVVEKVKKEVDAKIREEGEKAVFDIGLSGIHPEIIKLLGRLKYRTSYGQPVLQHSKEVAYLAGMMAGELGIDVKLAKRAGLLHDIGKAVDHEVEGSHQEIGANIAKKHGENPKVVNAIMVHHGEGDPITAEAALVAAADALSAARPGVRRESIENYLKRLENLEKMAMSYKGVEKCYAIQAGREIRIIVRPEDMTDDMSAVMSKDLAKKIESEMTYPGQIKVTVIRESRYVEYAK